In the genome of bacterium SCSIO 12827, the window GCCGCCACCGGACCCAGGGCCAAGGCACCGACCTTGTCCTTCAATTCATGGAGAATGCGCTGCGCCAGCTTGGGCCCGACACCCGGCGCGCGGCAGATCGCCGCCTTGTCACCGGCCGCGATGGCCTGCAGCAGCATGTCGCCGGTCAGCGCCGACAGCATGGCGAGGGCAACCTTGGCGCCCACACCCTGCACGGTGGTCAACAGGCGAAACCAGTCCTGTTCATCGGCGCGCAGAAAACCGTAAAGATGGATATGGTCTTCACGCACGTGGGTTTCGATGAACAACGCCACCGCCTCCCCCTGCCCCATCTGCGACAGGGTCCGCGACGACGCGTGCACCAGATAGCCGACCCCGTTCACGTCGATCACGGCGGTGTCAGTGCCGACGGCATCGACAAAGCCTTTGAGCCGCGCGATCACCGGGCCGCTCCCGCCATGGCGGCGTTCGACACATGGCCCGGGGCCGTGCGGTGATGGGCATGACAGATGGCGACGGCCAGGGCATCGGCGCTATCGGCACTTTTGAAGGCCGCCCCCGGCAAAAGCGTGCGCACCATCATCTGGACCTGTTCCTTGGCCGCATGGCCGGTGCCGACCACGGTCTTCTTCACCAGGTTGGGGGTGTATTCGAACACCGGCAGACCGGCCAAGGCCGGTACCAGCATGGAAATGCCGCGGGCCTGGCCCAGTTTCAGGGTCGTCGTCGGGTTGGTGTTGACGAAGGTTTCCTCGACCGCCGCCTCGGCCGGGGCCATGGCGCGGATGACCTCGACCAGCCCGTCGTGAAGTTGCACCAGGCGTTCGGCAAGGCTGGCCTTCGGATCGGAGGAAACAACACCGTCGGCGACATAGCGAAGCCGGTTGCCGGCGTGTTCGATGACGCCCCATCCGGTGTTCTTCAACCCCGGGTCAAACCCGATCAGCCGCATCCGTGTTCCATTCCGCTCCGTATCCCTGTGGCGTCCGCTTTACGGTTTAAGCGCTCAGCCTTTCCATGATCTCGTCGTCGACCTCGAAGTTGGCGGCGACGCGCTGCACGTCGTCGTTGTCTTCCAACGCATCGATCAGCTTCAGCAATGTCTGCGCCGTGCCTTCGTCGACGGAGATGGAATTCTGCGGCTTCCAGGCCAGGCGCGCCTCTTCCGGCTCACCAAAGCGTTCTTCGAGCGCGTCGCGCACGGCGGCGAAATCGTCAGGCTGGCAGGTGATGGTGTGGTTTTCGTCATCCGATTCCACATCCTCCGCGCCCGCTTCCAGCGCCCCTTCGAACATGGCCTCGGCGCCGGCGACGTCGGCCGGATAGGTAATCTGGCCGACCCGGTCGAACATGAAGGCGACGCTGCCCGTCTCGCCCAGGTTGCCGCCGTTCTTGGAGAAGGCGGTGCGTACTTCCGAGGCCGTGCGGTTGCGGTTGTCGGACAGGGCCTCGACGATCACGGCGACGCCGCCCGGGCCGTAGCCTTCGTAGCGGATTTCCTCGTAATTCTCGGCATCCGAGCCCTGTGCCTTTTGGATCGCCCGATTGATGACGTCGTTGGGCATGTTCAGGGCCTTGGCGTTGGCAACGGCCAAACGCAGGGCGGCATTGAAGTTGGGATCGGGGCCTTGGCGCGCGGCGACCGTCACTTCGCGGCCCAGTTTGGCAAAGACCTTCGCCCGCTTGGCGTCCTGACGGCCTTTGCGGTGCATGATGTTCTTAAATTTGGAATGACCAGCCATTTTGGCGGGAACCCCCTATATGTCGTGGCGATTCGTCGGGATTATACCCAAATGATGGGACCGGCGCGAGTGTCACCGGCAATGAAGCTAGGCCCGCAATATGGCAAGATTTCGTCCGCCGTGAAAGGCCGCAGGCCGTGGAAAAGGTTGATTTCCTGGTTAACCGGTTATCCCGGCACCGCCGGTGCCAGGCGGCCGCCCAGGCGCACGGGCTCCGCCCGCGTCGCCAGACCCGTGCCATCGTCGGTTTCCAGGTACATGGCGCAGAAGGTCGCCTCGCCGCTCGCGGGCTCCAACCGGCCCTGCGGCAGCTTGGTGGTGAACCGCGCCGTGGCGTTTTCCTTCTGCATGCCGATCACGGAATCATAATCACCGGTCATGCCGAGGTCGGTCTGATAGGCCGTGCCGCCCTTGAACACCTGGGCATCCGCCGTCGGCACATGGGTGTGGGTCCCGACCACCGCCGACACCCGGCCGTCCAGGAAATGGGCCATGGCCATCTTTTCCGACGACGCCTCGCCGTGCAGGTCGAGCAGGATGGCATCGACGTTGCCGCGCCCGATGGCCGCCCCCAGGCGATGGTTCTTCAAGGCCTCGTCCACCCCGGCGAAGGGATCGTCGAGCGGGTCCATGAACAAACGGCACATGGCGTGCACGACCATGACCTTGCGGCCGTCCCTGGTCTCGAACACGCCGGCCCCCTTGCCGGGCGTGCCGGCGGGAAAATTCAGGGGACGCAGCAAGCGGTCGTCGCCATCGATGTAATTCATGATCTCGCGCTGATCCCACACATGGTTGCCCGTGGTGATGACATCCGCCCCCTGGGCGTACAGATCGTTGCAGATCGCCTCGGTAATGCCGAAACCATGGGCCGCGTTCTCACCGTTGACGACGACGAAGTCGAGGTCCAGTTGCGCGCGCAGGGCCGGCAGATGTTTGGCCACAGCGTCCCGGCCACTACGGCCGACCACATCCCCGACAATCATGATTTTCATAAACTGACCTTAATACCTAGTGCCTTGGCCCCAAAATGCCTCGCCGGGACCGTTAATGCGTAATTTTAATGATGTCGTCCTCGGTCACGACCCAGTCAAGGCGTGCGTCGTAATGGTCGCGCGGCACGGCGTCAACTTCCTGGGCCGAATAACCGACCCCGACAGCGGCAACGGGCGTGCCGGAATTTCGCAGTTCGGCCAAGGTCCGGTCATAGAATCCACCACCCCAGCCAAGCCGATACCCGGCCCGGTCGAAGGCAAGCAGCGGCACCAGAAGCAAATCAGGGCGCACGTCCGCCGCTCCGTCCGACGGATGACGGGTGCCGAACACGCCGTTCGTCAGCTTCGCCCCCGGTGTCCAGGCCCGGAACCGAAGCGGCTGTGCCTTACCCACGACCACGGGCAGACAGCCCTGCCAGCCGTTCGCAGCCATGGCCAGGATGGCCGGCAGCACATCCATTTCGTCCTGCATGGCGAGATAACCCGACACCCACCCCGGTGTCAGCGCCTGGGCCAAAGCCACGGCATGACAGGCAACGGCAGTGGCGGCGGCGCTCCCTTGGTCGGCGTGCGCGCGCGTGCGCCGGGCGGCGGCTTCTTTGCGCAGGAGACGCTTTTGCTTGAGGAGATCCATAATGATTTGATGACGGGACCCGAAATTCGGGTGCCGTAACAATG includes:
- the ruvA gene encoding Holliday junction branch migration protein RuvA, with translation MIARLKGFVDAVGTDTAVIDVNGVGYLVHASSRTLSQMGQGEAVALFIETHVREDHIHLYGFLRADEQDWFRLLTTVQGVGAKVALAMLSALTGDMLLQAIAAGDKAAICRAPGVGPKLAQRILHELKDKVGALALGPVAAKGGAAPAPGAAKPVSAGDAAQDLLRDAASALVNLGYTPSEALGAVSRAAQASEAALTLEALIRAGLAELAPSDQRRGA
- the ruvC gene encoding crossover junction endodeoxyribonuclease RuvC, with the translated sequence MRLIGFDPGLKNTGWGVIEHAGNRLRYVADGVVSSDPKASLAERLVQLHDGLVEVIRAMAPAEAAVEETFVNTNPTTTLKLGQARGISMLVPALAGLPVFEYTPNLVKKTVVGTGHAAKEQVQMMVRTLLPGAAFKSADSADALAVAICHAHHRTAPGHVSNAAMAGAAR
- a CDS encoding YebC/PmpR family DNA-binding transcriptional regulator — protein: MAGHSKFKNIMHRKGRQDAKRAKVFAKLGREVTVAARQGPDPNFNAALRLAVANAKALNMPNDVINRAIQKAQGSDAENYEEIRYEGYGPGGVAVIVEALSDNRNRTASEVRTAFSKNGGNLGETGSVAFMFDRVGQITYPADVAGAEAMFEGALEAGAEDVESDDENHTITCQPDDFAAVRDALEERFGEPEEARLAWKPQNSISVDEGTAQTLLKLIDALEDNDDVQRVAANFEVDDEIMERLSA
- a CDS encoding YmdB family metallophosphoesterase, producing the protein MKIMIVGDVVGRSGRDAVAKHLPALRAQLDLDFVVVNGENAAHGFGITEAICNDLYAQGADVITTGNHVWDQREIMNYIDGDDRLLRPLNFPAGTPGKGAGVFETRDGRKVMVVHAMCRLFMDPLDDPFAGVDEALKNHRLGAAIGRGNVDAILLDLHGEASSEKMAMAHFLDGRVSAVVGTHTHVPTADAQVFKGGTAYQTDLGMTGDYDSVIGMQKENATARFTTKLPQGRLEPASGEATFCAMYLETDDGTGLATRAEPVRLGGRLAPAVPG
- a CDS encoding 5-formyltetrahydrofolate cyclo-ligase, which produces MDLLKQKRLLRKEAAARRTRAHADQGSAAATAVACHAVALAQALTPGWVSGYLAMQDEMDVLPAILAMAANGWQGCLPVVVGKAQPLRFRAWTPGAKLTNGVFGTRHPSDGAADVRPDLLLVPLLAFDRAGYRLGWGGGFYDRTLAELRNSGTPVAAVGVGYSAQEVDAVPRDHYDARLDWVVTEDDIIKITH